From the Homo sapiens chromosome 1, GRCh38.p14 Primary Assembly genome, one window contains:
- the PRAMEF8 gene encoding PRAME family member 8: protein MSIRAPPRLLELARQRLLRDQALAISTMEELPRELFPTLFMEAFSRRRCETLKTMVQAWPFTRLPLGSLMKSPHLESLKSVLEGVDVLLTQEVRPRQSKLQVLDLRNVDENFCDIFSGATASFPEALSQKQTADNCPGTGRQQPFMVFIDLCLKNRTLDECLTHLLEWGKQRKGLLHVCCKELQVFGMPIHSIIEVLNMVELDCIQEVEVCCPWELSTLVKFAPYLGQMRNLRKLVLFNIRASACIPPDNKGQFIARFTSQFLKLDYFQNLSMHSVSFLEGHLDQLLRCLQASLEMVVMTDCLLSESDLKHLSWCPSIRQLKELDLRGVTLTHFSPEPLTGLLEQVVATLQTLDLEDCGIMDSQLSAILPVLSRCSQLSTFSFCGNLISMAALENLLRHTVGLSKLSLELYPAPLESYDTQGALCWGRFAELGAELMNTLRDLRQPKIIVFCTVPCPRCGIRASYDLEPSHCLC, encoded by the exons ATGAGCATCAGGGCCCCACCCAGACTCCTGGAGCTGGCAAGGCAGAGGCTGCTGAGGGACCAGGCCTTGGCCATCTCCACCATGGAGGAGCTGCCCAGGGAGCTCTTCCCCACACTGTTCATGGAGGCCTTCAGCAGGAGACGCTGTGAAACCCTGAAAACAATGGTGCAGGCCTGGCCTTTCACCCGCCTCCCTCTAGGGTCCCTGATGAAGTCGCCTCATCTGGAGTCATTAAAATCTGTGCTGGAAGGGGTTGATGTGCTGTTGACCCAAGAGGTTCGCCCCAG GCAGTCAAAACTTCAAGTGCTGGACTTGAGGAATGTGGATGAGAACTTCTGCGACATATTTTCTGGAGCTACTGCATCCTTCCCGGAGGCTCTGAGTCAGAAGCAAACAGCAGATAACTGTCCAGGGACAGGCAGGCAGCAGCCATTCATGGTGTTCATAGACCTTTGTCTCAAGAACAGGACACTAGATGAATGCCTCACCCACCTCTTAGAGTGGGGCAAGCAGAGAAAAGGCTTACTGCATGTGTGTTGCAAGGAGCTGCAGGTTTTTGGAATGCCCATCCACAGTATCATAGAGGTCCTGAACATGGTGGAGCTTGACTgtatccaggaggtggaagtgtGCTGCCCCTGGGAGCTGTCCACTCTTGTGAAGTTTGCCCCTTACCTGGGCCAGATGAGGAATCTCCGCAAACTTGTTCTCTTCAACATCCGTGCATCTGCCTGCATTCCCCCAGACAACAAGGGGCAGTTCATTGCCCGATTCACCTCTCAGTTCCTCAAGCTGGACTATTTCCAGAATCTGTCTATGCACTCCGTCTCTTTCCTCGAAGGCCACCTGGACCAGCTGCTCAG GTGTCTCCAGGCCTCCTTGGAGATGGTCGTTATGACCGACTGCCTGCTGTCAGAGTCGGACTTGAAGCATCTCTCTTGGTGCCCGAGCATCCGTCAATTAAAGGAGCTGGACCTGAGGGGTGTCACGCTGACCCATTTCAGCCCTGAGCCCCTCACAGGTCTGCTGGAGCAAGTTGTGGCCACCCTGCAGACCCTGGACTTAGAGGACTGTGGGATCATGGATTCCCAACTCAGCGCCATCCTGCCTGTCCTGAGCCGCTGCTCCCAGCTCAGCACCTTCAGCTTCTGTGGGAACCTCATCTCCATGGCTGCCCTTGAGAACCTGCTGCGCCACACCGTCGGGCTGAGCAAGCTAAGCCTGGAGCTGTATCCTGCCCCTCTGGAGAGTTATGACACCCAGGGAGCTCTCTGCTGGGGGAGATTTGCTGAACTTGGGGCTGAGCTGATGAACACACTGAGGGACTTAAGGCAGCCCAAGATCATTGTGTTCTGCACCGTCCCCTGCCCTCGCTGTGGCATCAGGGCCTCCTATGACCTGGAGCCCAGTCACTGCCTCTGTTGA